A stretch of the Desulfobaccales bacterium genome encodes the following:
- a CDS encoding PaaI family thioesterase: MATSEFLAKLQEKVAAQGLAQHLGLELEEAAPGYARVSMLCREEMGNILGMVHGSALFALMDEAFQVAVNAHGSVAVALQMSLTFHAAPAFGERLVAEAREIHTTRRTSSCHIQVTDSGGRLIATCQALAYRKGTPIEW; the protein is encoded by the coding sequence ATGGCGACCTCAGAATTCTTGGCGAAACTGCAGGAAAAAGTGGCGGCCCAGGGCCTGGCGCAACACCTGGGCCTGGAGCTGGAGGAAGCCGCGCCGGGCTATGCCCGGGTGTCCATGCTCTGCCGGGAGGAGATGGGGAACATCCTGGGCATGGTCCACGGCAGCGCCCTTTTTGCCCTCATGGACGAGGCCTTCCAGGTGGCGGTGAACGCCCATGGCAGCGTGGCCGTGGCCCTGCAGATGAGCCTCACTTTCCACGCTGCGCCCGCTTTCGGGGAGCGCCTGGTGGCCGAGGCCCGGGAGATCCACACCACCCGGCGCACCTCCTCCTGCCATATCCAGGTGACCGACTCCGGCGGCCGGCTCATCGCCACCTGCCAGGCCCTGGCCTACCGCAAGGGCACCCCCATTGAGTGGTGA
- a CDS encoding ABC transporter substrate-binding protein codes for MPSIRSVMGTLAVWLLMAWAVPAWAGPATDAVKSVVDEVIRILNDPALATQKERRRQLVKAKVDQRFDYEEMAKRSLGPTWGRLSPAQRSEFVRLFGELLEASYSDKIDKYAGETVTFLGESLDGDYAEVRTLLVRPNDKIPMNYRLINKSRWVIYDVVIEGVSLVSNYRSQFSQIISQSSYQELVHRLRTRVEELRRAQRGA; via the coding sequence CGTGTGGCTCCTGATGGCCTGGGCCGTTCCGGCCTGGGCCGGCCCGGCCACCGACGCCGTCAAGTCGGTGGTGGATGAGGTCATTCGGATTCTCAACGATCCGGCCCTGGCAACCCAGAAGGAGCGCCGCCGCCAACTGGTCAAGGCCAAGGTGGACCAACGCTTCGACTATGAGGAGATGGCCAAGCGCAGCCTGGGCCCCACCTGGGGCAGGCTTTCCCCCGCCCAGCGCAGTGAGTTCGTCCGCCTGTTCGGCGAGCTTCTGGAGGCCTCTTATTCTGATAAAATAGACAAGTACGCCGGCGAGACCGTCACCTTCCTCGGGGAGAGCCTGGACGGCGACTATGCTGAGGTGCGGACCCTGCTGGTGCGGCCCAATGACAAAATCCCCATGAATTACCGGCTGATCAACAAATCCCGCTGGGTGATCTATGACGTGGTCATCGAAGGGGTAAGCCTGGTGAGCAACTACCGCTCCCAGTTCAGCCAGATCATCAGCCAGTCCTCCTACCAGGAGCTGGTCCACCGCCTGCGCACCCGGGTGGAGGAGCTGCGACGCGCCCAGCGGGGGGCTTAG
- a CDS encoding glycosyltransferase: MTAADPARILPGRPLRVLQLISTLPVGGAEEVVAAIVRGLDPELFEVEAATIEALGAIGEELTREGRRVTALNLSLKRTPTFRLIRAVRRLLRERQPDILHTHLYHPNLYGRLAAWGLGVPVVCSVHSVYSRVKLHRLLLNRLLTPWTAALIAVSPQVWADIRKYDGVPPEKLHLLPNGVDLKALDIPVSREEARARLKVDGFVVGAVGRLEEEKGHAYLLEALHLLSEELPEATLLLAGEGRRGEALRRQAADLGLGAQVRFLGWRRDVPLILKALDLYVQPSLWEGLSLALLQAMAAGLPVVATQVGGFEQVITSGVNGVLVPPRDSAALAGAIRELYHDPATRIRLGEAARRTARENYSQETMLQRLKDLYLAVWGERRRS, encoded by the coding sequence ATGACCGCCGCTGATCCCGCCCGGATTCTGCCTGGCCGTCCTCTTCGGGTGCTGCAGCTCATCTCCACCCTGCCGGTGGGCGGGGCCGAGGAGGTGGTGGCGGCCATCGTGCGGGGGCTGGACCCGGAGCTCTTCGAGGTGGAGGCGGCCACCATTGAAGCCCTGGGCGCCATCGGGGAGGAGCTCACCCGGGAGGGCCGCCGGGTCACCGCCCTCAACCTGAGCCTGAAGCGCACCCCGACGTTCCGGCTGATCCGGGCAGTGCGCCGGCTTCTCAGGGAGCGGCAGCCGGATATTTTGCACACGCACCTCTACCACCCCAACCTCTACGGCCGGCTGGCGGCTTGGGGGCTGGGGGTGCCGGTAGTGTGCTCGGTGCACAGTGTGTATTCCCGGGTCAAACTGCATCGCCTTCTTCTCAACCGTCTATTGACCCCGTGGACGGCGGCGCTGATCGCAGTGAGTCCCCAGGTTTGGGCAGATATCCGGAAATATGACGGGGTGCCGCCGGAAAAGCTGCATCTTCTGCCTAACGGAGTGGATCTGAAGGCCCTGGATATCCCGGTGAGCCGGGAGGAGGCGCGAGCGCGGCTCAAGGTGGATGGCTTCGTTGTGGGTGCCGTGGGCCGGTTGGAGGAAGAAAAGGGGCACGCTTATCTCTTGGAGGCGCTGCATCTGTTGTCTGAGGAGCTCCCGGAGGCGACCCTCCTCCTTGCCGGGGAGGGCCGCCGGGGGGAGGCGCTCCGCCGTCAGGCCGCTGACCTGGGGCTGGGGGCGCAGGTGCGGTTCCTGGGCTGGCGCCGGGACGTGCCCTTGATCCTCAAGGCGCTGGATCTCTATGTGCAGCCCTCCCTGTGGGAGGGGCTCTCTCTGGCCCTGCTCCAGGCCATGGCCGCCGGCCTGCCGGTGGTGGCCACCCAGGTGGGCGGCTTTGAGCAGGTCATCACCTCCGGGGTGAACGGGGTGTTGGTGCCGCCCCGGGACTCGGCCGCTCTGGCCGGGGCCATCCGGGAACTCTATCATGATCCGGCAACCAGGATCCGCCTGGGGGAGGCGGCCCGGCGCACCGCGAGGGAGAACTACTCTCAGGAGACCATGCTCCAACGCCTTAAGGACCTCTATCTGGCGGTGTGGGGGGAGCGGCGCCGCTCATGA
- a CDS encoding glycosyltransferase family 4 protein, whose protein sequence is MSRGQGLTILHTESSLGWGGQEHRILAEARVLRARGHRLLIAADPRGELYGRARAEGFSVIPLTFGGRANPAAWLHLRRLLRLEEVDILNTHSSLDSWVGTVAWASLRRRPVLLRTRHLSTPVHPNWPTRWLYHRPARVLTTSREIAALVHERLGVPQARLVAVPTGISLADFSPRPPDPGLRASLGWPPGTFVIGTVSVLRSWKGHLYLLEALHLLRGQGYDLALMIVGEGPYRPVIEEKIRELGLSAWVRLLGHQEDVPAWLALMDAFVLASYAHEGVPQALLQALAMARPVVATRIGGIPEVIREGETGLLVPPKESQALAQALARVMEGRQEAQVWGQRGRELVAARHSLEHMADCLEEIYRELLEGK, encoded by the coding sequence ATGAGCCGTGGCCAGGGCCTGACTATTTTGCACACGGAATCCTCCCTGGGCTGGGGGGGCCAGGAGCACCGCATCCTGGCGGAGGCCCGGGTGCTTAGGGCCCGGGGGCATCGCCTGCTGATTGCCGCCGATCCCCGGGGGGAGCTTTATGGCCGGGCCCGGGCTGAGGGTTTTTCCGTCATCCCATTGACCTTTGGCGGCCGCGCCAATCCGGCCGCCTGGTTACACCTGCGGCGTCTCCTCCGGTTAGAGGAGGTGGATATCCTCAACACCCACAGCTCCCTGGACTCCTGGGTGGGGACGGTGGCCTGGGCGAGCTTAAGGCGGCGGCCGGTATTGCTCCGCACCCGTCATCTCTCCACCCCGGTGCATCCCAACTGGCCCACCCGCTGGCTGTACCACCGGCCGGCCCGGGTGCTCACCACCAGCCGGGAGATTGCGGCGTTGGTGCATGAGCGCCTGGGGGTGCCCCAGGCGAGGCTGGTGGCCGTGCCCACCGGCATCAGCCTGGCCGATTTTTCCCCCCGGCCGCCGGACCCGGGCCTCCGGGCGTCCTTGGGATGGCCCCCCGGGACCTTTGTCATCGGCACGGTGTCGGTGCTGCGCTCCTGGAAGGGGCACCTGTATCTCCTGGAGGCGCTGCACCTGCTGAGGGGCCAGGGGTATGACCTCGCTCTAATGATTGTAGGAGAAGGCCCCTACCGCCCGGTCATCGAGGAGAAGATCCGGGAACTGGGTCTGAGCGCCTGGGTGCGGCTTCTGGGTCATCAGGAGGACGTCCCCGCCTGGCTGGCCCTGATGGACGCCTTTGTGCTGGCCTCTTATGCCCATGAAGGTGTGCCCCAGGCCCTGCTCCAGGCCCTGGCCATGGCGCGGCCGGTGGTGGCCACCAGGATAGGTGGCATCCCGGAGGTCATCCGGGAGGGGGAGACCGGCTTGCTGGTCCCTCCCAAGGAATCCCAGGCCTTGGCTCAGGCCCTGGCCAGAGTCATGGAAGGCAGGCAAGAGGCCCAAGTTTGGGGCCAACGGGGCCGGGAGCTGGTGGCGGCGCGCCACTCCCTGGAGCACATGGCCGACTGTCTGGAGGAGATCTACCGGGAGCTGCTGGAGGGGAAGTGA
- a CDS encoding sigma-54 dependent transcriptional regulator — translation MSILIVEDEASQREMLQDFLRKEGHEVAAAADGEAGLELLRRHAFDLALIDVRMPGMSGLELMNEAKRLDPEIDAVLMTAYGSIDTAVAAMKAGARDYLTKPIDLDELLHLLAHISEHRTLVRENELLRQELQARTVTAEAIISQSPRMAELVNLAARIAPTQASVLILGETGTGKELFARLIHQLSPRAGRPFVALNCAAIPETLLESELFGHERGAFTGAMQRRLGRVEQAHGGTLFLDEVGEIPSSIQVKLLRFLQEREFQRLGGERPLKADVRLISATNRDLEALMRQGSFREDLFYRLNVVTLKIPPLRERREDIPPLIDHFLQCFARDNRKAIAGLSREARDLLIKYDYPGNVRELENILERAVVIARGNVITREDLPFPEASSPPASVAFSRAATLPEAVADLERRMIREALEKTGRHQTRAAALLGLSERMLRYKLKKYGLK, via the coding sequence ATGAGTATTCTGATCGTGGAGGATGAGGCTTCCCAACGGGAGATGCTGCAGGACTTCCTCCGCAAAGAGGGGCATGAGGTGGCGGCCGCCGCCGATGGCGAAGCAGGGCTGGAGCTCCTCCGCCGCCATGCCTTTGACCTGGCGCTCATTGACGTCAGGATGCCGGGCATGAGCGGCCTGGAGTTAATGAACGAGGCGAAACGACTGGACCCGGAGATCGACGCGGTGCTGATGACCGCCTACGGCAGCATTGACACCGCGGTGGCCGCCATGAAGGCGGGGGCCCGGGATTATCTCACCAAGCCCATTGACCTGGACGAACTTCTGCACCTCCTCGCCCACATTTCCGAGCATCGGACCCTGGTACGGGAAAATGAGCTTTTGCGCCAGGAACTGCAGGCCCGCACCGTCACCGCCGAGGCCATCATCTCCCAAAGTCCCCGGATGGCCGAACTGGTCAATCTGGCGGCCCGGATCGCCCCGACCCAGGCGTCGGTGCTCATCCTGGGGGAGACCGGCACCGGCAAGGAGCTCTTCGCCCGGCTGATCCACCAGTTGAGCCCCCGGGCGGGGCGGCCGTTTGTGGCCCTCAACTGCGCCGCCATCCCGGAGACCCTGCTGGAGAGCGAACTCTTCGGCCATGAGCGGGGGGCCTTCACCGGCGCGATGCAGCGCCGCCTGGGGCGGGTGGAGCAGGCCCATGGCGGCACCCTGTTTTTGGATGAGGTGGGTGAAATCCCCTCAAGCATTCAGGTCAAGCTGCTGCGCTTTCTCCAGGAGCGGGAGTTCCAGCGGCTGGGAGGCGAGCGCCCCCTGAAAGCCGACGTGCGCCTCATCAGCGCCACCAACCGGGATCTGGAGGCCCTGATGCGGCAGGGCTCATTTCGGGAGGACCTCTTCTATCGCCTCAACGTGGTCACTTTAAAGATTCCGCCGCTGAGAGAGCGCCGAGAGGACATCCCCCCGCTGATTGACCATTTCCTCCAGTGCTTTGCCCGAGACAACCGCAAGGCCATCGCCGGCCTCAGCCGGGAAGCACGGGATCTGCTCATCAAATACGATTATCCCGGCAACGTCCGGGAGCTGGAGAATATCCTGGAGCGGGCGGTGGTGATTGCCCGAGGCAACGTCATCACCCGGGAGGATCTGCCTTTTCCGGAAGCCTCCAGTCCGCCGGCCAGCGTCGCCTTCTCCCGGGCGGCCACCCTCCCGGAGGCCGTGGCCGACCTGGAGCGCCGGATGATCCGGGAAGCCCTGGAGAAAACCGGCCGCCACCAGACCCGGGCCGCCGCCCTCCTGGGTCTGAGCGAGCGCATGCTCCGATACAAGCTGAAAAAGTACGGCTTGAAATGA